In Mytilus trossulus isolate FHL-02 chromosome 6, PNRI_Mtr1.1.1.hap1, whole genome shotgun sequence, a single window of DNA contains:
- the LOC134723585 gene encoding galactoside alpha-(1,2)-fucosyltransferase 2-like: MTQKQYLWMKESRRKCIVIPWVACAVMLIFLVFETTTNTFQFFEVLNYQFFMFNSNSTKTQSINQIGKTIPALSSKAFIKQVNYTSTTKELQTSTVNPTLANLTHCLCPELIRGLGNRMFQFATHFAVARSKGMRLIIPKHSELNRIFKLHDIEIWDNITICSNFTVRLEKQNCAYDKNLLNFNSSQNIKLIRCLQSYKYFDNYTTELRKQFTFRDQILQEAEIDLNQIVKRHNIESRRDITLVGVHVRRTDWVDNPHGYNVATPQYMTQAVQYFKSKYQNVMFIVSSLDMPWTKANMPNNTKLEYLSNPKREVIVATLALCNHTITTVGSFGWWIGWLTGGEVTYFKWPAVEGTLLRKQYSNDYSDYFYPNWIGI, translated from the exons ATGACACAGAAACAGTATTTGTGGATGAAGGAGAGCAGAAGAAAGT GTATAGTAATCCCGTGGGTAGCTTGTGCCGTTATGTTAATCTTTCTCGTTTTTGAAACGACAACTAATACGTTCCAATTTTTTGAGGTACTCAATTATCagtttttcatgtttaataGCAACTCGACGAAAACCCAGTCAATAAACCAGATAGGAAAAACCATACCAGCTCTATCAAGCAAAGCTTTTATAAAGCAAGTCAATTATACTTCCACTACTAAAGAGTTGCAAACATCGACTGTTAATCCTACACTTGCCAATCTCACTCATTGTTTATGTCCGGAGTTGATTCGGGGCTTAGGAAACCGGATGTTCCAATTTGCAACACACTTTGCTGTTGCTAGGTCAAAAGGTATGCGGTTAATTATCCCTAAACATTCGGAGTTAAATCGTATATTCAAACTCCATGACATTGAAATATGGGATAACATAACCATATGCAGCAACTTTACTGTCCGACTAGAAAAACAGAACTGTGCATATGACAAAAATCTATTGAACTTCAACAGTtctcaaaatataaaactaattcGTTGTCTACagtcttataaatattttgacaactATACAACTGAACTGAggaaacaatttacatttaGAGACCAAATACTCCAGGAAGCAGAAATTGATCTAAATCAAATAGTCAAACGACACAATATAGAATCTAGAAGGGATATAACTCTTGTCGGTGTTCATGTACGCCGAACAGACTGGGTGGATAACCCGCATGGTTATAATGTAGCAACACCACAATATATGACGCAGGCCGtgcaatattttaaatcaaaatatcaaaatgtaatgtttattgtGTCATCTCTAGATATGCCATGGACTAAAGCTAATATGCCAAACAACACAAAACTTGAATATTTATCTAATCCGAAAAGGGAGGTAATCGTAGCTACTTTAGCATTATGTAATCATACAATAACAACAGTCGGATCATTTGGCTGGTGGATAGGATGGCTTACGGGAGGAGAAGTCACATATTTCAAATGGCCAGCAGTAGAGGGGACTCTCTTACGAAAACAGTACAGCAACGATTACTCTGATTATTTCTACCCGAATTGGATTGGAATATAA